In the Geobacter sp. FeAm09 genome, one interval contains:
- a CDS encoding RNA-guided endonuclease TnpB family protein translates to MCTVNYPAQESPYVRWGRKRGNKESRFARDVNHCISKSIVARAQGTGKGIALEDLTHIRSRITARRSQRATLHSWSFGQLRAFIMYKAEVLGIPVSLVDPRNTSRECPTCGHTAKENRKSQSKFLCTSCGHAGVADVIAAGNIARRAEVSRPNVAKAA, encoded by the coding sequence ATATGCACAGTCAACTACCCCGCGCAGGAGTCCCCTTACGTAAGGTGGGGGAGGAAGCGCGGCAATAAAGAATCACGCTTTGCCAGAGATGTAAACCACTGCATAAGCAAAAGCATCGTGGCCAGAGCGCAAGGCACCGGCAAGGGAATCGCGTTGGAAGACCTGACGCACATCCGCAGCCGGATAACGGCTAGACGCTCCCAGCGGGCCACGTTGCACAGCTGGTCGTTTGGGCAACTCAGGGCATTCATTATGTACAAGGCAGAGGTTTTGGGGATACCAGTCTCCTTGGTGGACCCAAGAAACACGAGCCGGGAATGTCCTACTTGTGGCCATACGGCCAAAGAGAACAGAAAAAGCCAATCCAAGTTCTTATGCACGTCCTGCGGACATGCTGGTGTCGCAGACGTGATCGCGGCGGGCAACATTGCCCGTCGGGCCGAAGTCAGCCGGCCAAACGTAGCGAAGGCGGCTTAA
- a CDS encoding type II toxin-antitoxin system HicA family toxin yields MNSAEMKRWLEKQGCTFEAKKGGGGHLIVKLGDRKSELPMHGHGRELKKGLVEGVKKQLGLK; encoded by the coding sequence ATGAACAGCGCCGAAATGAAAAGATGGTTGGAGAAACAAGGATGCACCTTCGAGGCAAAGAAGGGCGGTGGCGGCCATCTGATCGTGAAACTCGGCGACCGCAAGAGCGAACTGCCGATGCATGGACATGGCAGAGAGTTGAAAAAGGGCTTGGTTGAGGGTGTCAAAAAGCAACTCGGCCTGAAATAA
- a CDS encoding type II toxin-antitoxin system HicB family antitoxin: protein MLAYPVHLEPAEEGGFVVTFPDIPEAITEGDDETEALVWAQDALETMLESYMDDRQRIPYPSPANGRPVVVLPVVAAGKVILHNTMLDAGKKKADLARMLNLAPTLVDRLLSLRHKSRIEQIETALAIFGKKLVVDVI from the coding sequence GTGTTGGCATATCCCGTACATCTCGAACCTGCTGAAGAAGGCGGGTTTGTGGTTACTTTTCCCGACATTCCCGAGGCGATCACCGAGGGAGATGATGAAACCGAGGCTCTCGTTTGGGCACAGGACGCTCTCGAAACCATGCTGGAATCGTATATGGACGATCGGCAACGTATTCCATATCCGTCTCCGGCCAATGGACGCCCTGTTGTTGTGCTGCCGGTCGTAGCTGCCGGCAAAGTGATCCTGCACAACACCATGTTGGACGCTGGCAAAAAGAAAGCGGATCTCGCACGTATGTTGAACCTGGCTCCCACTCTGGTGGACCGACTTCTGTCTCTGCGGCACAAGAGCCGGATCGAGCAGATCGAGACAGCGTTGGCGATTTTCGGAAAGAAGCTTGTGGTTGATGTCATCTGA
- a CDS encoding type IV secretion system DNA-binding domain-containing protein: MARYGNDNVIDGTLSQTTRMRMRWQGFKIRLIVSLSVGIMAGAGAIFLKPPRPVPIQELGPEAHVGFIDQVQWKLAEHNVPKVQFPRILHIVADLPEQYREAGLLLVIAAVKKYWMQFMWYLGAGLSAGVITYWMMVRSSHKEMRSRTEDQYVRGSRLVSVDRLTKETRREGSRLQLAGGWVPQSHELSPWSFVGRPRIGKTVALKSLLDQVMDIGARIIFDSKGDMIVSHYRPGDLIFAPAVDQRSLTWTIFNDITSVSQIASIAAALIPEGTGNNKMWAVGAREVLEGLILHAFYKGKKTNRELWNLCCLDPERMHGILSETPGAERAAGMLANPKSNTAYSFYVSLIAFLKPIQLLAKMDGPFSVNAWLNSDPANSIFIVATPEHQEALKPVMSLFLSMMINSHLSMPDDLDRRIWYFLDELTILPKIEKLIDAINFGPSKGLICILGFQALQLLDEIYGQRNRETLWSAVGTHVMFSVGERATQMKICEAIGEMEVLEHRSTMSIGITDSRDGASAMEQLTKRVLVMPDEIKDLPKLTAYLKILGFPAAKLKFTYKPYKKVAEGLVPDPGFSIDEFIRELVALKRRAGTVEQEVSNELERTRERAAEEQQAMESGGEVSEW, encoded by the coding sequence ATGGCTCGATATGGAAACGACAATGTGATAGACGGCACCCTGTCACAGACCACCCGGATGCGGATGCGGTGGCAGGGGTTCAAGATCCGGCTGATTGTGTCTCTCTCAGTCGGAATTATGGCCGGAGCCGGCGCAATCTTTTTGAAGCCGCCGCGGCCAGTTCCGATTCAGGAACTGGGACCGGAGGCGCATGTAGGTTTCATAGACCAAGTGCAATGGAAACTGGCCGAGCATAATGTTCCGAAGGTCCAATTTCCCCGCATACTTCATATCGTGGCCGACCTGCCGGAACAGTATAGGGAAGCGGGGCTGTTGTTGGTAATTGCTGCGGTAAAAAAATACTGGATGCAGTTCATGTGGTATCTGGGTGCCGGACTGAGTGCCGGGGTCATCACGTACTGGATGATGGTGCGGAGCTCTCATAAGGAAATGAGGTCTCGTACTGAGGATCAATATGTGCGTGGGTCGAGGCTTGTCAGCGTTGATAGGCTGACCAAGGAAACTAGACGGGAGGGTTCCAGACTCCAACTGGCAGGGGGCTGGGTGCCACAAAGTCACGAACTTTCTCCGTGGTCATTTGTGGGGAGACCTCGGATTGGTAAAACCGTTGCACTTAAATCACTGCTCGATCAGGTGATGGACATCGGTGCGAGGATAATTTTTGACTCAAAGGGGGATATGATCGTCAGCCATTACCGTCCCGGGGATTTAATCTTCGCGCCAGCAGTCGATCAACGGTCACTCACGTGGACTATCTTCAACGACATCACATCGGTTTCGCAGATCGCAAGCATCGCCGCGGCGCTGATCCCGGAAGGGACCGGAAACAACAAAATGTGGGCGGTGGGTGCGCGAGAGGTCCTGGAAGGACTCATACTTCATGCATTCTACAAAGGAAAAAAGACGAATAGGGAGTTGTGGAATCTCTGCTGCCTCGACCCGGAACGAATGCACGGAATCCTTAGCGAGACTCCGGGGGCGGAACGGGCGGCCGGCATGCTGGCCAACCCGAAATCGAATACGGCATATTCGTTCTATGTCTCGCTGATTGCGTTCCTCAAACCTATTCAGTTGCTGGCCAAGATGGACGGCCCGTTTAGCGTCAACGCCTGGCTCAATTCCGATCCTGCAAACAGCATTTTCATCGTGGCGACGCCCGAGCATCAGGAGGCGCTCAAGCCGGTCATGAGCCTGTTCCTCTCAATGATGATCAATTCGCATCTATCGATGCCGGACGATCTGGACCGGAGGATCTGGTACTTTCTGGACGAACTCACAATTCTGCCGAAGATCGAGAAGCTCATCGACGCCATCAACTTTGGGCCAAGCAAGGGGCTCATCTGTATCCTTGGATTTCAGGCGCTGCAGCTACTCGATGAAATTTACGGCCAACGGAACAGGGAGACTCTCTGGTCAGCGGTCGGCACCCATGTGATGTTCTCGGTTGGAGAACGGGCCACCCAGATGAAGATATGCGAGGCGATCGGTGAGATGGAGGTCCTGGAGCATCGGAGCACCATGTCGATCGGAATCACCGATAGCCGCGACGGTGCGTCGGCCATGGAGCAACTCACCAAGCGGGTCCTGGTCATGCCAGACGAGATCAAGGATCTGCCAAAGTTGACAGCGTATCTGAAAATCCTGGGATTTCCCGCTGCGAAGCTCAAATTCACCTACAAGCCATATAAGAAGGTCGCAGAGGGACTGGTGCCCGACCCAGGCTTCAGCATAGACGAGTTTATCCGCGAGTTGGTGGCCCTGAAACGCCGGGCTGGGACAGTGGAACAGGAAGTGTCCAACGAATTGGAGCGGACCAGGGAGCGCGCGGCCGAGGAACAGCAGGCTATGGAATCTGGAGGAGAGGTATCTGAATGGTAG
- a CDS encoding lytic transglycosylase domain-containing protein: protein MKAQGIIIAAMLVIPAFSHAFCFEEAGREYDISPLLLWSIAKNESGFNPKAVGRNANGTFDYGVMQINSSWAATLGPARWNALADPCTNVRTGAWILRQCIDQYGYDWRAVGCYNSRTPAKRDRYAAKIERIVRDVRKYVRPVQPVADLPQPKNGTAAAEKPWELVFGKTDETERVVQ, encoded by the coding sequence ATGAAAGCACAAGGCATCATCATAGCGGCAATGCTGGTGATCCCGGCCTTCTCCCACGCCTTCTGCTTCGAGGAAGCGGGCCGGGAATACGATATTTCCCCGCTCCTCCTCTGGAGCATCGCGAAGAATGAAAGCGGGTTCAACCCAAAAGCGGTTGGTCGGAACGCTAATGGCACCTTCGATTATGGTGTGATGCAGATCAACTCCTCCTGGGCAGCCACATTGGGGCCTGCCCGCTGGAACGCCCTCGCGGATCCCTGCACCAACGTCCGCACCGGCGCCTGGATACTGAGGCAGTGCATCGACCAGTACGGATATGACTGGCGTGCTGTTGGTTGCTACAACTCCCGGACGCCTGCCAAGCGGGATCGTTACGCCGCGAAGATTGAGCGAATTGTCCGAGACGTCCGCAAATATGTCCGGCCAGTGCAACCAGTGGCAGATTTGCCACAACCGAAAAATGGAACAGCGGCTGCCGAAAAGCCCTGGGAGCTGGTGTTCGGCAAAACCGACGAAACCGAACGGGTAGTACAGTGA
- a CDS encoding DUF2786 domain-containing protein, with amino-acid sequence MSKQKIIERIKKLLKLANSSNEHEAAAAAAAAKAQELLSQYNLDESLLSEGGEDSKAAGMASVKTLIRLPSWGYTLASAVAAAFDCDYYHCSGTGDICFIGVDLDHEIASFTFEYLFKTIRSLSTSFMRKSQQRRLTPKGQIRVRRSYCQGCTEVVCRELQEQGMRTPVTTKALVPVKKALIAAEMEKIGITTFDLKTESLSQRAYWTGRRDGANIDCGRKGLQGSNKPYSMIGGGHAQ; translated from the coding sequence ATGAGCAAACAGAAGATCATCGAGCGTATCAAGAAGTTGCTGAAGCTGGCCAACAGTAGCAACGAACACGAAGCGGCTGCGGCAGCAGCAGCAGCTAAAGCCCAGGAACTCCTTTCTCAATATAACCTTGACGAGTCCCTGCTCTCTGAAGGAGGTGAGGATTCCAAAGCAGCCGGCATGGCCAGTGTCAAAACTCTTATACGTCTGCCGTCATGGGGATACACGCTTGCCTCAGCGGTCGCGGCAGCTTTCGATTGTGATTATTACCACTGTAGCGGAACGGGCGACATCTGTTTTATTGGCGTGGATCTCGACCATGAAATTGCGAGCTTCACCTTTGAATATCTGTTCAAGACCATCAGAAGCCTCTCCACCTCGTTTATGCGTAAAAGCCAGCAGCGTAGGTTGACGCCAAAGGGGCAGATAAGGGTCAGGCGATCCTACTGTCAGGGATGCACTGAGGTCGTGTGCCGGGAACTCCAGGAGCAGGGTATGAGAACCCCCGTCACCACGAAAGCGTTGGTGCCTGTCAAGAAGGCACTGATCGCTGCGGAGATGGAAAAGATCGGCATCACGACGTTTGATCTCAAAACAGAATCCCTTAGCCAGCGGGCATACTGGACCGGTCGACGCGATGGCGCAAACATCGACTGCGGCCGTAAAGGGCTCCAGGGCAGCAACAAGCCATACTCCATGATTGGAGGTGGCCATGCCCAGTAA
- the mobF gene encoding MobF family relaxase: MKITAGKAAEYYYQADPVFGDGAQGNGVWLGGGAEALGLAGTVDLEQFTNLLYGMSPDGTDRLVGKPADHHKNAATDIILDFPKSMSLIALYDPKFREGLKEALRETAQHVDRHIYGRQTRDGETELVKGKGVMALYFHSTSRANDVHMHGHLVNLNMVQRPDGSWSTLENRPLFVAQKENQQELYSRVAVLARECGYGIELSRNKGGMIVPEIAGVSREVIEQFSKRWSDIKEADKLASVLAQKLPGLNEKDINELVQLHTKAEKNLAVTEDEMVKGHTMQLRAMGTSPEQLLITAKELGSTQKLSGMTARDYIKTATTDLVEHESVVSGSKIVSEAVKISVGEMTRPELEAAFQEARMAGEFVNYGKDRFSTPEMQHMEVMVAETAVRGREAFTPLMSPEAARAAVEDFEAARGIKATDGQTRSIEYVLTGSGRLMLIQGDAGAGKSTAFAAIFASLKDREDVTARGFGFQGKAAAELQRSSGLSSQTIDSFLLSKPTEDTGRQLWVVDEASMVGSRHLHGMMERALQENAQIVLVGDGKQIAAIAAGKLFLDLQEHGLVESSRMEEIQRQKTGYTKEIAAHLKNHDVGAAFSVLDREGNIYEIKDREERIQFAAERYVAAGKDALIMTVTNRDRKDLIEAIRAMEKACGRIGEEDHVFNVRTPVNLIGIDKRLAASYEPGNMVFLRDDVAGLRRGSEAQIIERDTGSNTIRVRDVGGREHDIDLRRHGGDLSQFEEKATPFSIGEKVMWTKNDNSEYGKNNSLKNSVAGHLQVFNDDGTSQILTEHGNLVKIQMEGAYITNGQGATIDKAQGVTAEFCITMMPSDAPAELLSENKNYVAMTRMTHELELITDSKEDLLEMVDDPQIKTSTLEHMSQRIAELKESAEQSLADQREELEHLTDQETSANRQIDRQLLLEQELNITDAVEKEHEPVHDHDHGHDDMEVGL; encoded by the coding sequence ATGAAGATTACGGCTGGCAAGGCGGCCGAATACTATTACCAGGCCGACCCCGTGTTCGGCGACGGTGCCCAGGGTAATGGCGTCTGGCTAGGCGGCGGAGCCGAGGCCCTGGGCCTTGCCGGCACAGTGGACCTGGAGCAGTTTACCAATCTGCTCTACGGTATGAGTCCAGACGGCACCGACCGACTCGTCGGCAAGCCAGCCGACCACCACAAGAACGCCGCCACGGACATCATTCTTGACTTTCCAAAGTCCATGTCGCTGATCGCGCTCTATGACCCGAAGTTCCGTGAGGGGCTCAAAGAAGCGTTGCGGGAGACGGCACAGCACGTGGACCGCCACATCTACGGCCGTCAGACCAGAGACGGCGAAACTGAGCTGGTCAAGGGCAAGGGCGTTATGGCGCTCTACTTCCACAGCACTAGCCGCGCCAACGACGTCCACATGCACGGTCATCTGGTCAACCTAAACATGGTTCAGCGGCCAGATGGCAGTTGGTCAACGTTGGAGAATCGACCGTTGTTCGTGGCTCAGAAGGAGAATCAGCAAGAATTGTACAGCCGCGTTGCGGTCTTGGCTCGTGAGTGTGGCTATGGGATAGAGCTCTCCCGCAACAAGGGTGGCATGATTGTTCCGGAGATCGCCGGAGTCTCCCGGGAGGTGATTGAGCAGTTTAGCAAGCGGTGGTCTGACATCAAGGAAGCGGACAAGTTGGCCTCTGTGCTGGCCCAGAAACTACCAGGACTGAACGAAAAGGACATCAACGAGCTCGTGCAGCTCCACACCAAGGCTGAGAAGAACCTTGCCGTCACTGAAGATGAAATGGTCAAGGGCCACACCATGCAGTTAAGGGCCATGGGGACCTCCCCCGAGCAGTTGCTCATCACTGCCAAGGAACTCGGTTCCACTCAGAAGTTATCTGGAATGACCGCCCGTGACTACATCAAAACGGCCACAACGGACCTCGTGGAACATGAATCCGTTGTTAGTGGCTCAAAAATCGTTTCTGAGGCGGTCAAGATATCGGTAGGGGAAATGACCAGGCCTGAACTTGAAGCGGCTTTCCAAGAGGCACGAATGGCCGGAGAATTCGTCAACTACGGTAAGGACCGGTTCTCCACACCCGAAATGCAGCACATGGAAGTTATGGTTGCCGAAACTGCGGTACGCGGGCGGGAGGCCTTCACTCCGCTCATGTCGCCGGAGGCTGCCCGGGCGGCGGTGGAGGACTTCGAGGCGGCCCGGGGGATCAAGGCCACGGACGGCCAGACCCGGTCCATTGAGTATGTTCTGACCGGGAGTGGAAGGTTGATGTTGATCCAAGGGGACGCCGGCGCCGGGAAGTCCACGGCCTTCGCAGCGATATTCGCATCCCTGAAGGATCGGGAAGATGTGACGGCCCGGGGTTTCGGCTTCCAGGGTAAGGCCGCCGCCGAGTTACAGCGCAGCTCCGGGCTGTCGAGCCAAACCATAGATTCCTTCCTGCTTTCCAAGCCGACCGAAGATACCGGCCGGCAGCTCTGGGTTGTGGACGAGGCCTCCATGGTTGGTAGCCGTCACTTGCACGGCATGATGGAGCGGGCACTTCAGGAAAACGCCCAGATCGTGCTTGTAGGTGACGGCAAGCAAATAGCGGCTATTGCCGCCGGCAAATTGTTCCTGGACTTACAGGAGCATGGGCTGGTGGAGAGCTCGCGTATGGAGGAAATACAGCGGCAGAAGACCGGCTACACCAAGGAGATCGCAGCGCATTTGAAGAACCATGACGTAGGCGCCGCCTTCTCGGTCTTGGACCGCGAAGGCAACATCTACGAGATAAAGGATAGGGAGGAGCGAATTCAGTTCGCAGCCGAGCGGTACGTGGCGGCCGGCAAGGACGCACTGATTATGACCGTCACCAACCGTGACCGGAAAGACCTGATCGAGGCAATCCGCGCCATGGAGAAGGCATGTGGAAGAATCGGAGAAGAGGATCACGTCTTCAACGTCCGGACGCCGGTTAATCTCATTGGCATCGACAAGAGGCTAGCAGCCTCGTACGAGCCGGGCAACATGGTATTCCTGCGGGATGACGTTGCAGGCCTGCGGCGAGGGAGCGAGGCGCAGATCATCGAGCGTGACACTGGCAGCAACACGATCAGGGTAAGGGATGTGGGCGGCCGGGAGCACGACATCGACCTGCGTCGGCATGGAGGAGACCTGTCGCAGTTTGAGGAAAAAGCGACACCGTTCAGCATTGGCGAAAAGGTCATGTGGACCAAGAATGACAACAGCGAATATGGGAAGAATAACAGCCTGAAAAATAGCGTCGCCGGGCATCTTCAAGTGTTTAATGATGACGGGACATCACAGATTCTGACTGAACATGGCAATCTGGTCAAGATTCAAATGGAAGGTGCCTACATTACCAATGGCCAGGGGGCCACCATCGACAAGGCCCAGGGGGTAACCGCAGAGTTCTGCATCACAATGATGCCGTCCGACGCGCCGGCAGAGCTGCTGTCTGAAAATAAAAACTACGTGGCCATGACACGCATGACCCACGAGCTGGAACTGATAACGGACTCAAAAGAAGACCTGCTGGAGATGGTCGATGATCCGCAAATCAAGACATCCACACTGGAGCACATGTCACAGCGGATTGCAGAACTCAAGGAGAGCGCGGAACAGTCCCTGGCCGACCAGAGGGAAGAACTAGAGCACCTGACCGATCAAGAGACATCAGCGAACCGGCAGATCGACCGACAACTGCTCCTGGAGCAGGAGTTGAATATTACTGATGCAGTCGAGAAAGAACATGAGCCTGTTCATGATCATGATCACGGTCATGATGACATGGAAGTAGGCCTATAA
- a CDS encoding TSCPD domain-containing protein, with product MATLQPKALPGTTYEMPTACGPIYVTILRDADTGRLHGLKLRFGKSGGCGAAFADGMASVVSSALQAGMEPSLISRDLGGINCHLGNNTCMHAVACAFAEELGIPPEDNSPSGVPIIEDSYYGE from the coding sequence ATGGCAACTTTACAGCCCAAAGCCCTGCCCGGCACCACCTACGAAATGCCAACCGCATGCGGCCCGATCTACGTCACGATTCTTCGCGATGCTGATACCGGTCGTCTTCATGGGCTCAAACTCCGCTTCGGCAAGAGTGGCGGCTGCGGTGCCGCCTTTGCCGACGGCATGGCCAGCGTTGTCAGTTCTGCTCTACAGGCTGGCATGGAGCCCTCCCTGATCTCCAGGGATCTTGGTGGCATAAATTGCCATCTGGGGAATAACACCTGCATGCACGCCGTCGCATGCGCATTCGCTGAAGAGTTGGGGATTCCACCAGAAGACAACAGCCCTTCGGGTGTACCGATTATTGAGGATTCATATTATGGAGAATAA
- a CDS encoding ribbon-helix-helix protein, CopG family, with the protein MTKANRIVVRLDDETDRLLSAFAGRRKTNRADAVREAIKMAASDAGPQRVADHLEEIVRRLADMPAIAKNMLSLSAQMGDMAEANNANTDRIAGILKILLERTKQ; encoded by the coding sequence ATGACCAAAGCAAATCGAATTGTGGTGCGGTTGGATGATGAGACTGATCGGTTGCTGTCAGCATTCGCCGGACGGCGAAAAACGAATCGTGCAGACGCCGTGAGAGAAGCCATAAAAATGGCGGCCAGCGATGCGGGTCCACAGAGGGTCGCGGACCATCTCGAAGAGATTGTTCGGCGATTGGCAGACATGCCAGCGATAGCGAAAAACATGCTGTCACTTTCGGCCCAAATGGGCGACATGGCAGAGGCGAACAACGCCAATACGGATCGCATTGCTGGCATCCTGAAAATACTCCTCGAAAGGACAAAGCAATGA
- a CDS encoding phospholipase D family protein, which translates to MAEINHARQEILLQAYSFTSKPIAKALLDAKKRGVRVEVVLDKSNATAKYSAATFLANTGFPVLIDAEHAIAHNKVIIIDRAVLITGSFNFTAAAEDKNAENLLVLKGDRILVEKYIKNFNVHKAHSKPFMR; encoded by the coding sequence GTGGCGGAGATCAATCACGCCCGGCAGGAGATACTTTTGCAGGCCTACAGCTTCACCTCGAAGCCGATCGCCAAGGCGCTCCTGGATGCCAAGAAGCGTGGCGTGAGGGTAGAGGTGGTTCTCGATAAGAGTAACGCGACTGCTAAATACAGCGCTGCGACCTTCCTGGCCAATACCGGCTTCCCGGTACTGATCGACGCTGAACACGCCATCGCCCACAACAAGGTCATAATCATTGACCGGGCAGTGCTGATCACCGGCAGCTTCAATTTCACCGCCGCCGCCGAGGATAAGAACGCCGAGAACCTGCTTGTCCTGAAAGGGGACAGAATTCTCGTAGAAAAGTACATCAAAAATTTCAACGTGCACAAGGCCCATTCCAAGCCGTTCATGAGGTAA
- a CDS encoding radical SAM protein, translating to MENKTASAFDKYRGGHGTKEWAEETYSIGTGCAHGCLYCSVRSRQMRLKRIGSREEWLAEKIRLKATGIKALRTGVIMFPSSHDISPHYLDHSIEALRQTLAAGNKVLIVSKPHIECIRTLIGQLVRYRHQILFRFTIGALDEDLVRLWEPYAPPPEERLAALEYAYAAGFNTSVSIEPMLAGVQETLKVVDAVSRSVSETIWIGKMNRIRERVDGMNKLEVARAVELLMEQQTDGDILELTTLLQDNPQIRWKDSIKKVLAKHRKKHPAQELLHSCMEGIRRLWSPLGKDGF from the coding sequence ATGGAGAATAAGACGGCTTCCGCTTTTGACAAATACCGTGGCGGCCACGGGACCAAAGAATGGGCCGAAGAAACCTACAGCATCGGTACAGGGTGCGCCCACGGCTGCCTGTATTGTTCCGTCAGAAGTAGGCAAATGAGGCTGAAACGTATCGGCTCGCGTGAAGAATGGTTGGCGGAGAAGATAAGACTGAAAGCCACCGGAATCAAAGCTCTGCGAACTGGAGTGATCATGTTCCCCTCGTCCCACGATATCTCACCACACTACCTCGATCATTCCATCGAGGCACTGCGGCAGACGTTGGCCGCTGGCAACAAGGTGCTGATCGTCTCAAAACCACATATTGAGTGCATCAGGACCCTGATCGGTCAACTTGTGCGATATAGGCACCAGATACTGTTCCGCTTCACCATCGGCGCTCTAGATGAAGACCTTGTCAGGTTATGGGAACCCTATGCGCCGCCCCCGGAAGAGAGGCTGGCGGCATTGGAGTACGCCTATGCAGCCGGTTTCAACACATCAGTCTCGATTGAACCCATGCTGGCAGGCGTGCAAGAGACACTAAAGGTAGTCGATGCGGTCTCCCGGTCTGTCTCGGAGACCATCTGGATCGGAAAAATGAACAGGATTCGCGAACGGGTTGATGGCATGAACAAGCTGGAAGTCGCCCGGGCCGTGGAGCTCCTCATGGAACAGCAGACGGACGGCGATATTCTCGAACTCACCACGCTTCTCCAAGACAACCCCCAGATTCGCTGGAAGGACTCCATCAAGAAGGTGTTGGCCAAGCACAGAAAAAAGCACCCGGCTCAAGAGCTTCTGCATAGCTGTATGGAGGGGATTCGTAGGCTATGGTCGCCCCTGGGAAAAGACGGTTTTTAG
- a CDS encoding helix-turn-helix domain-containing protein produces the protein MQNCIQAELRKIRLNIGFSIREMAADLNLHPATYQKYEDGSRTLPAEVLKMACELKQKVDEFMAGMPARIDARIEEDYPHGIPGRGGSDVQEIEKQ, from the coding sequence ATGCAGAACTGTATCCAAGCCGAACTACGGAAAATCCGGCTCAATATCGGTTTCAGCATCCGGGAGATGGCCGCTGATTTAAACCTCCACCCGGCCACCTACCAGAAATACGAAGATGGCTCTCGGACCTTGCCGGCGGAAGTTCTGAAAATGGCCTGTGAGTTGAAGCAAAAGGTTGACGAATTCATGGCCGGCATGCCGGCACGGATCGACGCCAGGATAGAAGAAGATTACCCACACGGGATACCAGGCAGGGGAGGATCGGATGTTCAGGAGATTGAGAAGCAATAA
- a CDS encoding ParM/StbA family protein, translated as MNLITDVGFGDVKFLSDGVPQKFPTIIIPEPINAGGIDFGENMAQVYEHGGLRYITGNDAIEAIKAGAEGGNIQRNTTWLVGRMPILTRHAAYLAGVEDLKDASLTIGLPLGDFRALEGRVKEILQPLFADVTVLSQGVGILADHVSRHEHPGSGTILDIGFGTAIVLTYRDGKPTKAGTQQYTSKGLSEAAKRLKKRILSLTGTDIPLPEANAYIAQGGNIFRGNGKEIDLAPLIHEALASYTEELVNLLMSNHDTSLNRENTIILAGGGAYHVERYLNESYDGQIIVPPSPEYANVRGYGYLVNGR; from the coding sequence ATGAACCTGATCACAGACGTAGGCTTTGGAGACGTGAAATTCCTATCAGACGGCGTGCCCCAAAAATTCCCAACCATCATCATCCCGGAACCTATCAACGCCGGGGGGATTGACTTCGGTGAAAACATGGCCCAGGTCTACGAACACGGAGGCCTGCGCTACATCACCGGCAACGACGCAATAGAGGCAATCAAGGCCGGTGCCGAAGGCGGCAACATCCAACGGAACACCACCTGGCTAGTCGGTCGTATGCCGATTCTGACCCGGCATGCGGCATATCTGGCCGGCGTTGAGGATCTGAAAGATGCCTCGTTGACCATCGGCCTGCCACTGGGCGATTTTCGTGCCCTGGAGGGGAGGGTCAAGGAGATCCTCCAGCCGCTATTTGCTGACGTAACCGTCTTGAGTCAGGGGGTCGGCATTCTGGCCGATCATGTGTCGCGCCATGAGCACCCGGGATCAGGGACGATTCTGGACATCGGCTTTGGAACGGCCATCGTCCTTACCTATCGGGACGGGAAGCCTACGAAGGCGGGAACACAGCAGTACACAAGCAAGGGGCTCTCAGAGGCAGCCAAACGTCTCAAGAAGCGCATTCTCTCACTGACGGGTACCGACATACCCCTACCCGAGGCGAACGCCTACATAGCCCAAGGAGGAAACATATTTCGCGGCAACGGAAAAGAGATCGATCTGGCTCCGCTAATCCACGAGGCCTTAGCCAGCTACACCGAGGAATTGGTGAACCTGCTCATGTCCAACCACGACACGTCGCTCAACCGTGAAAACACTATCATCCTAGCAGGCGGCGGAGCCTACCACGTTGAGCGGTACCTGAACGAGTCCTATGACGGCCAGATCATCGTGCCGCCCAGTCCCGAATATGCCAACGTCAGAGGCTACGGCTATCTGGTGAACGGAAGGTAA